The Microcoleus sp. bin38.metabat.b11b12b14.051 genome segment GCCGTCTGCTTCGGGTACCGCCATATCGCTCACCAACACGTCGGGGCGCGACTTTTGCAACTCGGCCATCGCTTCGCAAGCGCTACCCACTGCTGTTACCTTGGCTCCGAATGCTTCCAGGCCTGTTTTGAGAAATTCCCGGATCTCGGGGTTGCTGTCCACTATCAGGACTTGCTTGGACGCTAGGGGTTTGGACACAGATCCGGGTCTGCTTTCGATTTTGCCGATCGCCAAAGCGTGATCGCTCGTATTGTTGGTGTGGGCGATCGGTAGCTGCACCGCAAAGGTCGCTCCCTGTCCCAGCCCGGGACTCTGGGCCGAAACAGTTCCCCCGTGCAGTTCCACCAACTGTCGCACAATTGAGAGCCCTAAACCGAGGCGGTTTTGTTCTTTGGTTTTCCAGCTATCTGCGGGGCGGAAGTAGTCGAAGATGTAAGGCAGAAACTTGGGTTCGATCCCGCAACCGCTGTCGCCTACGCCGATCGACGCGCCATCCGGGGTAGGCTCGACCCGCACCCTGATTGGCTCTGGTGTTGCTGCTGGGGTGAATTTGATGGCGTTGGCTATCAGGTTCCAGATTATTTGCCCGAAGCGTTCTGCATCGACCGAAATGTAGTTGATGGCGGGGTCGAAATGTGTTTCTATGCGGATGTTTTTGGCCCTCGCCGCGGGGCGGAGGGTGTCGATCGCCGATTCTATGACAGACGGCAGGTGAACCGAGCTGATGTTGAGCTGCACTTTCCCTCGCAACAGCCGCGACAGATCGAGGAGATTGTCTATTTGTCGATTCTGCAATTTGGCGTTGTTTTCGATGATTTCCAAAGCGCGGTTGGTGGTGGCTTCGTTTAACTTGCGCGATCGAGCTAGTTGTACCCATCCCAAAATCGCGCTGAGGGGCGATCGCAGTTCGTGTCCCGCGATGCCCAAAAATTCGTCTTTGGCGCGGTTGGCTGCGGCTTGGGCTGTTTCAACGGCTTTGCGATCGGTGATGTCGAATCCGATCGCCAAATACTGACTGGCTTTTCCCTGAAAGTCCAACAGCGGAACTACTGCTGCGTGCACCCAATAATCGCTGCCATTCTTAGCTCGATTCTTAATTTCTCCTTGCCAAACTTCATTTTTGGCAACAGTTGACAGCAGATTTTTGATTAATTCCGAAGACTTATATTCCGAGTGCAGGATGCTGAAATGGCAGCCGATCAGTTCGGTACACGAATAGTTAGAAATACTACAAACTAGATCGCTGACATAGTTGATAATTCCTCGGGCGTCGGTTCTCACCGCCAGTGTCGATCGGTCGATCGCTACTTTAAAATCCAAACATTCTGGCAGCGACGAATCTAGTTCTTTTGTCGTAGAAATTTGACCGGGGCGATCGGGCGCGTTTGGTGGCTGGCGCTCTGGCCACTCCTTGCTCCGCTGTTGGATTTCCATTGCTTCTATTTTCCCCTGACGGCTGACAGCTAATCTACTCGCATCCTGATTCATTATCACTGTTTTTTTTACCCACGTTGGCGGGTGCAATATTTTGTATATTTTCATTGGCATGAAAACTGGGCTGTCGGCACCTCCACTCGGAAGTCATATTATTTGAGATTTCATATCTGAGATTAGGAATGACTGATCGCGATCGGGGTTTGGTTCGCGGGCAAAGCAGTTGTATTATTTTTATAAAATGTATTCACGTCAGATTTTATAGGGAGTTGAGACTAAATTTTGTCAATCTGAGGGCATATTTTCTCAGATATGCCCGCTGTGCCCAGGGGTACGAACACCCAAATTTTTTCTGACGATTACCATCCCACAGCACGTACAAAATCTACTCTGCCGCAGGCTTTCGAGTTTCCGGCATTCTGTCTCACCTCCAGAAGCCAGATATATGTGCAAGGCTTGACGCTCAAATACTGGGCGGGGAAAGGGCAAACCAAGTCTGTTTTTGCGATCGCCCGCCACTTCTATTAAATTATTTTTTCCTGCGTCTTGACAGCTCTGTAAATATTTTGTATTATATATTGTATTATACTTAAAACGAGAGAGCAGTCCTACTGCATTAACGCACTCAAGTATTAACAATTTGAGGAAATTTTTCTGTGAATTTAGACGATGTACGCCAGCAATTTGAACAAAGAGCATTTGATTATGACGGTTTAATTCCCCGCCTCATTCCGCACTATCGCGAGCAACACCAAATAATCTTGCAATTAATCGATTTTGAAACCAATGCTAACATAAAACTTCTCGATTTAGGGGCGGGAACTGGCATACTGTCAGCCATGATTTTGCAAGCATTTCCTCAAGCCAATGTCACAGCCTTTGACATGGCAGAAAATATGCTAAAAGTTTGTCAAACAAACTTGTCCACTTTCGGAGAAAGGCTGACATTGCAGCAGGGAAATTTCGCCGAAGATGATTTCGGCAGCGGTTACGATTTGGTAGTTTCAGGGTTAGCAATCCACCACCTCGACGGCGAAGGAAAACAAAAGCTATTTCACAAACTTTTTGAGTCAATGAATGCCGGGGGAATCTTGCTAATCCGAGATATTGTCACAGGTGCTACCCCAAAGCTGACCGAGCAATACGAACATTTGTGGCGCCAGTACATCAAAGCTAATGGAGAAGACGATGCAGCGTGTTTTAACAGCTACCTAAAAGAAGATATTCCCTCTTCTGTGGAAGAGCAGACAAGGTGGCTTTCCGAAGCGGGTTTTGCCGACGCAGCTTGTCATTGGCGCTATCTCAATTTTGCTATTTTTGGCGGAGTTGTCCCAAAGTAGAAGGGAGAATCTTTGATAACTATCAAAAGCTATTGTAGGGTGCGTCAGGGATGAATATTTTGACTGCCTGCTCAAGAAAATTCCCCCTGACGCACCCTAGGATTAGTTAGCTCACATTGGGATAAATTTAAGACTAAAATTAATCACAAATATCGCTTCTAGCTTGGTCTCGCTCCCCCCTTCCCAAGGGGGGAACCGGATCGTTCTCAAAGTCCCCCTTCTTAAGGGGGATTTAGGGGGATCGAGATTCGGCTATAAATGAGAGATACACAGAATTTCAGAGTTGAGTTTACACGCATTATTCCACTCAATCATTCTCGCAGTCCAAACAGATTAAATAAACCCGATTTTCCCCAAAACAAATCAAAAAAACGTCAATAAATGAACGAGACAAGATTAGTCAAAATCAGCAGATATCTCAGCAGACACCTGCGCCACGCCCCCTCGCGCATCGGCATTCAACTCGCACCGGGGGGCTGGGTTCCTGTTAGCGAACTCCTCGATGCTTGCCAAAAAAATAACTTTCCAGTTCAGGTTGCGGAACTTAAAGAAGTAGTCGCACAAAACGACAAACAACGCTTTTCGTTCGACTCGACAGGCACTTTGATTCGTGCCAATCAAGGACACAGCGTAGAGATTGACTTGCAGTTAGAACCCGCTGTTCCCCCAGATATTTTATATCACGGAACAGGTGCGACTGCCGTCAAATCTATTCAGAGTGAAGGAATTAGGAAAATGTCGCGACATCACGTTCATTTGTCGGCGGATGTTCCAACAGCCCGTAAAGTAGGTGCCAGACACGGCATTCCGGCTGTGTTGATTGTACGTGCCGCAGCAATGCAACAGGACGGCTATACATTTTACTGCTCGGATAACAAAGTTTGGTTGGTAGACTTCGTGCCGCCGACTTATCTCAAACTCAGTTGAGAAAATCCTGTTGGGTTGTAGAAAATATGCCGCAAATATTTTACAATAGTAGTAACTAGGATTTACGGAAAATGAGTTCGGAAAATATGGGTGATAGCGATCGCAATTTCAATCAAAATAATCCTCAAAATCGAGGGCTGCTCGGCTCGGGCTGGCGACCGCTATACCGTCAATTTGATTGGGAACACCTGCTGCACCTAGTCTCTAGCGACCCTGTAGAACTCGCTCAAAAAAGTTTAGATGCAGCTAGCGACATTGCCGATGCCATGGGACGACACCAGTATACCTGGTGGGCGAATATCTTAAATGTATTCTCGGAAAATACTCGCTACGAAATTGACGAGTTTTGGGATTACATTACTCCGCAGCCTGTTTACCCTGATTATCGTTACAAAGATGTTTTAGTTACCGAAACCCCCGTGGTGCAATTGGTGAGCCGCGCTAGCATTCCCATCGACTACGTTCTCAACAAACTCCAAGAGATTACTATTTTTAAAGTTCTGGATTTGTTGGGAAAACCGGATGCGATTACCCAGTGTTTTATGGAACGGCATTTTTCTTATCCGCCGGAGCGATTTGTGAGCTGGGAACGCTTGGAGGTTTTGGGTACTGTTTATGCTTATTGGGGTCGATGCGGCTGTTGGCTGCAAATTGACAGCTACGACAGGGGAAGACGCTGCTACACTCTGATTTGCCAGGATATTGCGCCGCTGGTGAGCAAGGCTACTTACAATTTAGCGGTGATTCTCAGCGGGTATAAAAGCCGTGTCGGACAGGTTAACAGTCAGTTCCCGATTCGGAGTTTTTCTGCGGATGTTCAAAGTTTTACCGATATTGTTGAGCAGGCAATTTTGGAGCGAAATCAGTTGGCGGTTTTGGTTAGCGGTGAACCTGGGACTGGCAAAACTGCTTGGACGCAGGCGGTAGCAAAAGAGATTTTAGTGCCGCTGGGTTATGTGATCTTTATCTTAGACCACGATGCTGTAGAAAATTTTGTGCCGCCGAGTTATTTGCAGCGGATTTGCATCATTATCAACGAGGCTGATAATTTGGCTCAGGATCGATCGACTCCCCAGGCCCAACGCACTAACAAAACTGAACACATTTTGAGTTTACTCGATGGCACTCTCTATCAAAGCGTCATGGACGAAAACGGCATTCAATTTCAGCAAAAACTCGTAGTGTTGATGACTTGCAACACGACTGAAAGATTCGATCCTGCAATGCTGCGGAAAGGGCGAGTCGATTTTACCAGTGAATTTACACACAAATTTGTTTGATCGCACACGCAAATTTTCAAACCAATTAAGTAATTACACTGCTTTTGCTGCCTCAATTATTGAATAATTATGAGGAAATCTTCTGAATTTCAAGGTTGAGCGAATAATTTCTTTAGTACCTATGGACACATCCCATCAAAAATGATATTACTGATGGGTGATACCCTCTAAGGGTGTCACCCATAACAGGAAATCAGGGGAAGAGTGCTTTTGGTCTAAAACAGATTTTTTTAACTTGACAGCTATGGAGGATATCCCAAATCGTGCAAACTAAGCCAGTGAAGCAAAAAATTCGACTGGGAATGTATGCCGGCCCGATCGCCCACCAACAACCCGCAGAGGCAGCCGTGTCTGAAAGTCAAGAGGGATTTCGGCGGTTTGTGGAGCGCTCCGCCGACGCCGTAGCAATGGTAGATTGTGAAATGCGCTATATCTGCGTTTCTCGTCGCTGGCAAACAGATTGGGGTGTCTGCCCAAGCGAGGCGCGAGGCCGAACTCATGGGGAATTTTTCCCGAATATCCCGGAATATTGGCAGCAAAACGCCCGCGCTTGTTTGGCTGGAGTTTTGGAATATAGCGAATTTGTGGCAGCGAGTTCGCCCCCATCTGTAACAGAAAAAACGGAAGAATCCGTCGGTGCGCCAGTCAAATGGGCATTTTGGCCGTGGAAAAATAGCTCGGGTGCGATCGGCGGTTTAATCTTGTTTGCTGAAAAAATAGCTGACAGAACTTGTCACAATACATGGACGCCAAATTACCAAAACAGGCAGTTAGAAACAAAATTACAACTAACTCAAACTGCTCTAGACAATGCTGCTGATACAGTTTTTTTGAGTACATCAGACGGTAAAATTTGCTACGCCAATAAAGCCGCTTGCGATCGGGGAGGCTACTTGGAATCAGAACTGCTAAACCTGAGGATGAGCGACATCGATTCGCAGTTATCAGCATCGGATTGGCAAGCACACTGGGATCAACTCAAGCAGCAAAGCAACCTAACTTTTGAAACCACTTACCAAACCAAAGACGGCGCCAGTTTTTCCGTCGAAGTCCAAGTCAATTATTTAGCATACGGCGGCTGCGAATACTGCTGCGCGATCGCTCGCGACATTTCTGCTCGCCTCGCAGCACAATCAGCTCTTGTAGACGCAAAAGAGCAACTTCAAGCCGTCTTGGACGCCGTACCCGGATTAGTTTCTTGGGTAAGTTCTGATTTCCGCTACTTGGGAGTAAACCGACATTTAGCTAATGCTTACCAAATGCCTGGGCAAGTATTTGTCGGTCAAAAAATAGGTTTTATACAGAACAGCCAAAAATTTAACGATTTAGTATACGAGTTTTTTGCCACATCAAAAAAGCAGATGTCTCAAGAAATAACAGTCAGCGTCAGAGGAGAAAACAAAAATTATTTAATAGTTGCTCAAAAATATCAAAGAAGTACGGCTGCGGTATTTGTGGGATTGGATATCACAGAAAGTAAACAATCTCTTTGGGCTTTGCAACAATCAGAAGAACGCCTGCGGCTGCAAGCGGCAAAAATTGAGAATACGCTGTTAGTTCTCCAGAAAACTCAAACTCAATTAATTCAAATAGAAAAAATGTCTTCTCTGGGGCAGTTAGTAGCAGGAATTGCTCACGAAATTAACAATCCAGTTAGTTTTATTTCCGGCAACGTCAGCCACGCCACCGGTTACATTCAAGAACTGCTGCGCTCGATCGATCTTTACCAAAAGCATTATCCCCATCCGGTGGCAGAAATTCAAAATTTCATGGAAGAATTAGACTTAGAATTTATTAAAAAAGACTTGCCAAAACTGCTAAATTCCATGAAAGTCGGCTCGCAAAGGATTCGGGATGTAGTGCGATCGCTCCGCTTGTTCTCGCGCACCGACGAAGCCGAAATGAAAACCGCAGATATCCACGAAGGTTTGGACAGTACAGTGCTGATCTTGCAAAATCGGCTGCAAGCTAAAGGGGGACGCCCGGGAATTTCTCTGATTAAGGAATACGGAAATTTGCCGCGAGTCCGCTGCTATGCGGGAGAGTTAAATCAAGTTTTCATGCACTTGTTGACAAATGCGATCGACGCTTTGGAAGAAGGGGGCAGAAATCCAGAAAAGTATAGTACAATGCAAAGTGAGTCTTTGTTGTCTGCGGGCGGTTCGGGATCTGAAATATTCAATCCTGAAATTCGGATTCGCACGGAAGTGATTGGGGAGAGCGAAGTAGCGATCGCCATTAGCGATAACGGCCCAGGGATGACCCAAGAAGTTCTAGGCTGCATTTTTGACCCTTTATTTACCACTAAATGTCCGACAACAAGCACAGGTTTGGGATTGGCAATATCCCAGCATTTGGTAGTAGAAAAGCACGGCGGTGAGTTGCAGTGTATTTCTCGGCTGGGAGAAGGTACTGAGTTGATCGTTAAACTTGCGATCGGTAATGATTAATTGATGTGATGGTGCTTTTACTATCAGAATGTGGCGACTACGAACTAATGTTTTATTCACGAAGTTTTGTAGGTTCGTCAGGAATGAATATGAGACGACATACCAATCATTTTTTACCTGACGCACCCTACAAAATCTCAAATCTACAATCTAAAAGAATATGGTAATTGAGTGGCTGAGATTTAAAGTACCTCCCGAAAAATGGGAAGAGTTTATTCTGCGAGATGAAGAAGTTTGGACTGCGGGACTAAGAAGTTTTTCCGGTTATTTGGGCAAAGAAGTTTGGGTGGATGCGGTGGAAAATGAGGTGGTGATGTTGATTCGCTGGAAAACTAGGGAACAGTGGAAGTCGGTGCCGCAAAGCACAATCGATGAGTTGGATGCCAAAATGGGCGATTTACAAATGCCGATCGCCGAAAGCCGCGAATATCAAGTTCGCAAGTTTTTGCATTAGTTTTTTAAGAAGTCATTGGTCATTGGTCATTGGTCATTGGTCATCTCGCCCGAAGAGCGAAGTCGAAGGGTGGTCATTGGTCATCTCGCCGAAGAGCGAAGCCGAAGGGTGGTCATTTGTCATTGGTCATTGGTCATCTCGCCCGAAGAGCGAAGCCGAAGGGTGGTCATTTGTCATTGGTCATTGGTCATCTCGCCGAAGAGCGAAGCCGAAGGGTGGTCATTTGTCATTTGTCATCTCGCCCTGAGCGAAGTCGAAGGGTGGTCATTTGTCATTTGTCATTTGTCATTTGTCATCAGGAATCAGGAAGAGGGACGAAGGAAGTTCGGCAACGAGCCATGTGCGGGATTTAACGAATGGAATAATTACCAATTACTAATTACCAATTACCAATTACCAATTTCTGAGTTTTTTTAAGCAAATCTTGCATATAGAGCTGAAATAAAATTGACTGTTAAAAAGCCTACTGCTAGGACAAGAATGATAAAAATTGTGATACTAAACATAGACTTTAGCCGATCGCCAATTCCGATTTTTTCTGAGTTCATTGGTTAATTTTTACTGTAAATTTTTGACTGACAATTGAGAACGAGTGCATTATACCAATGCGCGCCAAAAAATGCAACTTGCTAGCTAGCTCAAAACTCCTATTTCCGTCAAAAAATCACATTTTTTTTAATTTTTGATTTTTCAGGTAAAATATCAATCTAAAATCTCAAATCCGATGAGGGATTGTTTGGTTGGCGGTAGTGGCGATTGTCGATCGCTCGGGGGCGATCGCGC includes the following:
- a CDS encoding RNA 2'-phosphotransferase, whose amino-acid sequence is MNETRLVKISRYLSRHLRHAPSRIGIQLAPGGWVPVSELLDACQKNNFPVQVAELKEVVAQNDKQRFSFDSTGTLIRANQGHSVEIDLQLEPAVPPDILYHGTGATAVKSIQSEGIRKMSRHHVHLSADVPTARKVGARHGIPAVLIVRAAAMQQDGYTFYCSDNKVWLVDFVPPTYLKLS
- a CDS encoding PAS domain S-box protein, yielding MQTKPVKQKIRLGMYAGPIAHQQPAEAAVSESQEGFRRFVERSADAVAMVDCEMRYICVSRRWQTDWGVCPSEARGRTHGEFFPNIPEYWQQNARACLAGVLEYSEFVAASSPPSVTEKTEESVGAPVKWAFWPWKNSSGAIGGLILFAEKIADRTCHNTWTPNYQNRQLETKLQLTQTALDNAADTVFLSTSDGKICYANKAACDRGGYLESELLNLRMSDIDSQLSASDWQAHWDQLKQQSNLTFETTYQTKDGASFSVEVQVNYLAYGGCEYCCAIARDISARLAAQSALVDAKEQLQAVLDAVPGLVSWVSSDFRYLGVNRHLANAYQMPGQVFVGQKIGFIQNSQKFNDLVYEFFATSKKQMSQEITVSVRGENKNYLIVAQKYQRSTAAVFVGLDITESKQSLWALQQSEERLRLQAAKIENTLLVLQKTQTQLIQIEKMSSLGQLVAGIAHEINNPVSFISGNVSHATGYIQELLRSIDLYQKHYPHPVAEIQNFMEELDLEFIKKDLPKLLNSMKVGSQRIRDVVRSLRLFSRTDEAEMKTADIHEGLDSTVLILQNRLQAKGGRPGISLIKEYGNLPRVRCYAGELNQVFMHLLTNAIDALEEGGRNPEKYSTMQSESLLSAGGSGSEIFNPEIRIRTEVIGESEVAIAISDNGPGMTQEVLGCIFDPLFTTKCPTTSTGLGLAISQHLVVEKHGGELQCISRLGEGTELIVKLAIGND
- a CDS encoding class I SAM-dependent methyltransferase, whose product is MNLDDVRQQFEQRAFDYDGLIPRLIPHYREQHQIILQLIDFETNANIKLLDLGAGTGILSAMILQAFPQANVTAFDMAENMLKVCQTNLSTFGERLTLQQGNFAEDDFGSGYDLVVSGLAIHHLDGEGKQKLFHKLFESMNAGGILLIRDIVTGATPKLTEQYEHLWRQYIKANGEDDAACFNSYLKEDIPSSVEEQTRWLSEAGFADAACHWRYLNFAIFGGVVPK
- a CDS encoding TIGR03792 family protein, producing MVIEWLRFKVPPEKWEEFILRDEEVWTAGLRSFSGYLGKEVWVDAVENEVVMLIRWKTREQWKSVPQSTIDELDAKMGDLQMPIAESREYQVRKFLH
- a CDS encoding diguanylate cyclase; translation: MKIYKILHPPTWVKKTVIMNQDASRLAVSRQGKIEAMEIQQRSKEWPERQPPNAPDRPGQISTTKELDSSLPECLDFKVAIDRSTLAVRTDARGIINYVSDLVCSISNYSCTELIGCHFSILHSEYKSSELIKNLLSTVAKNEVWQGEIKNRAKNGSDYWVHAAVVPLLDFQGKASQYLAIGFDITDRKAVETAQAAANRAKDEFLGIAGHELRSPLSAILGWVQLARSRKLNEATTNRALEIIENNAKLQNRQIDNLLDLSRLLRGKVQLNISSVHLPSVIESAIDTLRPAARAKNIRIETHFDPAINYISVDAERFGQIIWNLIANAIKFTPAATPEPIRVRVEPTPDGASIGVGDSGCGIEPKFLPYIFDYFRPADSWKTKEQNRLGLGLSIVRQLVELHGGTVSAQSPGLGQGATFAVQLPIAHTNNTSDHALAIGKIESRPGSVSKPLASKQVLIVDSNPEIREFLKTGLEAFGAKVTAVGSACEAMAELQKSRPDVLVSDMAVPEADGCDLIGRVRAMEMSEQRELLPAVALTGGVREEDSASALSAGFQRHLSKPVSANQLVNAIAQLAGLTGFGGEDAGTVGAIAPAPGLSESQSFDCPNNGEESTTDSRELPLLLVVEDNNFLLDYLKTLLSPYYRVAVARDGIEGLEKAKSLQPNLILSDQIMPRQNGLDLLKEIRNTPELSSTPVIFLTGRSGMEARIESLDAGADDYIAKPFDERELLARVRNLLRTHAAEQQLTALNRQLQQQKRQLETVNRALQYLATYDSLTEVRNRRCFNEYLDTEWRRLAREEAPLSLIMCDIDYFKLYNDTYGHQAGDECLRQVAQVLQKSVKRSADLVARYGGEEFAIVLPNTDIQGAACVADKIAQQVRDLRILHAKSGVSEYVTLSLGVACCIPAPMSQPGTLIAIADESLYRAKEAGRDRVSVAAFEG
- a CDS encoding AAA family ATPase yields the protein MSSENMGDSDRNFNQNNPQNRGLLGSGWRPLYRQFDWEHLLHLVSSDPVELAQKSLDAASDIADAMGRHQYTWWANILNVFSENTRYEIDEFWDYITPQPVYPDYRYKDVLVTETPVVQLVSRASIPIDYVLNKLQEITIFKVLDLLGKPDAITQCFMERHFSYPPERFVSWERLEVLGTVYAYWGRCGCWLQIDSYDRGRRCYTLICQDIAPLVSKATYNLAVILSGYKSRVGQVNSQFPIRSFSADVQSFTDIVEQAILERNQLAVLVSGEPGTGKTAWTQAVAKEILVPLGYVIFILDHDAVENFVPPSYLQRICIIINEADNLAQDRSTPQAQRTNKTEHILSLLDGTLYQSVMDENGIQFQQKLVVLMTCNTTERFDPAMLRKGRVDFTSEFTHKFV